Part of the Venturia canescens isolate UGA chromosome 2, ASM1945775v1, whole genome shotgun sequence genome is shown below.
aaaaaagtaatgaaaacaAACTCGAAACGGGAATATGAAGGGTAGTGAGAGTTGAAAAGCACAAATCGTTATTTATCATTACTTCGCTATccattattataattttatgtCCTGGTATTatttgatggaaaaatgtaGCCGGTTGAATACGCTCTCCATTTTTCGCTTAATCAACTCGTTGGAAACGCCAGTCGGATTTATCCGTTTAACCGCGCGTTCTCCTtctttgttttctttattGGAATACAAATGAATATTGGTCGACGTTGTACAGTATTGGTGAATGAAACAAATATTGGCAGTTTTGTAAAGAATCGAGGTACAAATTAACCTCTCGAAATGGCGAGGAACGTTTCACTCGTTTCGCTTCAGAGGCTGGGGAAAAAAGTGGTTCATTTTTGTCGAGGTATTCTCGGCGCGGAAGTTTTTGGGTCACTGCATACGAAGTTGTGATGTTTAATTCGGAAATTTCGGAATGTCCCAATCAACGTGGGCTTTCGAATCGCCTCGAACCACTGTTAATTTCGTAAATGTTCTCCAAGCACGTTATCcgtgggggaaaaaaaatcaaaaaactaCCGTACCAGGAAAGAGAACGAATAAGAATTGATTTGTGAGTAACCAACCAACGATGACACTTCACTTCTTTCGGCTGTGATTTTCCCTTCGATCTTCCAATTATGCGGGTTCGATTTCCCTCCATTGAATGCGACTCAAGCTCCgactttattcttttttccgtTTATCACCGCCCGAGCTCTCCCAGCATCATTTTCAATCTTCTTAGATCCatctaattttgttttctctcgatCTCCAATCCTTGTTCTCGCTTATTCACCATACTACAGGCCCTTCCAAAACGAATTCTGTAATCGTTCATTTCCCTTTCCTACACCCTCATCGCCATCACCCATGAAAATGCCTGTTTTTTCCCAAAGTGAAATTCCTTTCAAGCTAAGATTTTTCCCTGCAAATGGTTTTTTTCGCCCTTAAAGATACAAGCATTAATATTCATCACGTTAGAAATCGTGATGGATCCGATGTGCAGAGTTGCTATCTTGGTAACGATAACGGTAGTTGCACTCAATTTTCTGATCTCGAAACTTAATTTCcaatcgaaatgaaattttaattctcCTCTACGTAAGGTATGAAGACAAAGAGCGAAGGACGAAgatcgaaagagagagagagagagagagagagagagagagcggcgGCCACTATGATTTCACAGGGCGAACGTAACCCGAGTACCGGGAATTATTTAGATGAAGTACAGAGGGACACACTTAAGGGGGACGAAGCCAGGGGAAAGGGAGGAGGGAAGCAAACAGGGGCTccagaggaaagaaaaaagaagtgaaTACGAGGTAAAACTTGCCACGAGAGACaagagggaagaaaaagaaacaacggGAGGCAAGGGGAATGAATAAGAGAATAAGGGACGTTGTCACACGTAAAATTAAGAGAAATCGTCGTCGGTGAATTTATTCAGGAGGGATGAGGGTGAACCTCCTGAGAAGTATTTCATGGGGATGAACGGGAGTGGAGgttggaaaaaattattcctgGACAATGGTAGTACATCGTCCTTATCCTTGAACCTCAGTTTCGGTTTCCCccgttttttttatccatcttCACCCTCTTTTATTATCTCTTTGTCGTTTTGTTACCTTTTTCCATCCTCTCcatcccttttttccacgGGGGACTCAAATTTGTACATTTATGCACATACACACGTGCGCACCTGGACAAAAGCACGTgaataaattcatgaaaatcccAATGGGAAAACGCCCACGAGAGAGGTCAAATAATCCTCGTTACTCTGCGCAAAGCTTGTTACGAAACGCTTTTAATCACCCAACCATGGGATAAACCCCAATGGTTTGCATAACCACAATGACGACTGACAATTAGAACGATAAATAAATTGATTCGAAGCGACATATTGGCCGGTCTACCCAATCAGACAACTCGTCACCACTCTCTACCTAATTGCTCGGGgaatattctcaaatttatgcAAACCCAGACGTTTGTCAATGAAAGACAAAAACTTACGCTCCACAACGAGGTCTATGGAATTTTAAAAAGTTACACGATTCATTTCGCACTCAAGAAGCTCGAATTTCAACCcagaaaaacataaatttcaatcgttttaattattttccgCTAAAATCACTCctagattattattattcttattattaatattcctATTTCTCCACCAGGTACTCTAGCctatgaaaaataacgaatctttcccttttatttttattctgttaCAGGCGAATGTTTTCAATTTCTGGGAGTCGAAGTTCCCCAGGTGGTAGATCCACGACTGGAAAAAGTCACTCTACGATGCGAATATAACCTTGGAAACGAGCAGCTCTACTCCGTCAAGTGGTACAAGGATAAGGATGAATTTTATACGTTCATGCCATCGACGAGCCCACCGGGACGCGAATACGACGTTAAAGGCGTCAAGGTCGATATTGGCCAGAGTGACAGCAAACGAGTGGTACTCCTAGGCCAATCGCGTTCACCGCACAGTAAGTTAAATGTGAAAAACATCAATGAACcttgaaaaatgatattaattagttactgaaaaaaaaaagaaacaaataatTAATAGATCAGTACAAACACATTTGAAAggaacgaattgaaaaaaaatcctgaatAAAAACGCGGGCTTGACGCTTTTTTAATGTTATCCAGAGAAAATCAATTTCGCTGGCCTCTACGGATGCGAAGTCTCTATGGAAGCCCCAAGTTACTCGACCGCTTTTGACTCCAAAGTTATGAGTGTCGCCGTACTTCCGTATCAGGATCCAGCTCTTGAGGGTCTTAGACTCAGGACTCATTACGACGTTGGTGACGTTCTCACGGTTAATTGCACCTCCGCGCCAAGTTTTCCGCAAGCCAAGCTGGGCTTTCTCCTCAATCACAAAGAGGTTTGTATATTTCGAGCAATCCGTAACAACTGAACTATGATAATCATGATTACGCCAAAAACCGTGTCGATTTTCACTCCATTTCCTTTTGTTTTATCACGTCCGTTTGAATCAACGCAATTAGGACAATGACACGAATTATTAATTCGTAACAGCTCTtcacgattaattaacaatgataCTCCGGACGGATTAATATCCATACGATCACAGTGATTTAATAACAAGAATAATACATTTCATTATACGAAAATAACGTAAATCCAAGCTCGTGGCCATTCCTCTTTACATAATTAACAAATAATCCCTTTGTCTTTGCAAATTCACGAAAGCGCCCGATGTGACTTGACGTTCAAACACCCATTGCATTTCCCCGAGCTGAATATACAGTTTTTATTATATCACTCGACGTAATTAATTTACACTGAACTATTTATTCCATTTCGCGAACTCGCATCGAACGATGGCCACCCGTTCGACGCATGGCCCAAAATCATTTCGTCCTTTTACGCAATTTACAATGCAGAGAGATCTTTTACGAAAAACTTAATTATcgtttattgatttttatatCACAATTCAATTATGAATGATGTTCTTTTTGATTCCATCAATTCAGGATCAAATTTACATTGCTTTCATCGACAGCGAaattaaacgaatttttctaaCTGAATATTTATGATCAGAGAATGTCAATTGACAATAAATCAAATTGGAGAATTTcggttggaaaaaatatgaaaacagGAACATCgataacgataaaaaatattcgcttCATGTGTGATCTTGACAGGTGAGCAAATCGCGGACGAAAGAGTTACCGAGCGTTGGAccaatcgatgaaaatttggtCTCGTCTGCGCGCCTCGGTCTCACACTTAAACTCGAGCGTGAACATTTTCCCGGCGGAAATTTGAGTCTGATTTGCCGTTCAGAAATGCCGAATGTGCCAGGAGCAGAAGCACGACGGACCGAGGCAATTTTAACACTGGCTGCGAGCAATCAGAGGCTGGCTCAAGAACCACCCAAATCTGGAAAATCTACAACTACGAGCGTTTCCCTAATTTCGACCCTTTTTATTCTCGCCTCAAATCTGCTGTGTCCAGTTATTTTCAATGCGCTTTAAAATCATTAGCAGCGTCGAAAATTGAGCGAAATATATCATTGAAATGTAATAGATCGATTGTCGAATGGAAAAGGGAAAGTGGGataaaaattattaagaaACCAAAGACCAGCGTTGAAGaccgagaggaaaaaattatcCGAAATCCTTGTCCAtaattttcgaggaaaaaaagagagtgcgtgtgagattgaaaaaagagaTTTATGGAAGAATGAGGAAATTCATTGAGATCTCATGTGGTGTTGTACATAGTGTATGATTGGATTACCTAGAATTGTGATtatgaattattaataaaaacaattaaaataattggtgtttccataaaaactgtgccttcgaaaattcttttattcCCATCGATTCCTTTACATTTAACCCATATTTAACACACATGCTGCTGCTTTAACCAACAGCAAAAATTCTCATGATGTGATTATATCGATTCTTTCTCTTTTAGCCAATTTTTATCGTGGACGAAAGTCTCCTTTGCTCGCGCAATCACTGGATTGTATCATTTCCAATTTGCCGAGTGcaaattatgattttcaaGAAAACCCATGCGACGTCATCGTAATTTCAAATCCGAGGACTTCAATTGTTTTGGTAGtttctcgtaaaaaaattacgGTAAGCAGATCATttatcaattgaatttttacaattttcattttattatcatATTGATTTCAGTTCTTCCTCTTTTCTGTTcattcttcgttttttaaaaatccttTTCTCCTCCcattctttctctcgcttttcATTCATCCTTTtctaaatgtttttt
Proteins encoded:
- the LOC122406531 gene encoding uncharacterized protein, which translates into the protein MNYENILVARFVNRQSESRRARQKRRISSFVSFSYNSYAPTTDSRHSSHRPTKMRLLLLTAVLSTTFSTGECFQFLGVEVPQVVDPRLEKVTLRCEYNLGNEQLYSVKWYKDKDEFYTFMPSTSPPGREYDVKGVKVDIGQSDSKRVVLLGQSRSPHKKINFAGLYGCEVSMEAPSYSTAFDSKVMSVAVLPYQDPALEGLRLRTHYDVGDVLTVNCTSAPSFPQAKLGFLLNHKEVSKSRTKELPSVGPIDENLVSSARLGLTLKLEREHFPGGNLSLICRSEMPNVPGAEARRTEAILTLAASNQRLAQEPPKSGKSTTTSVSLISTLFILASNLLCPVIFNAL